The Cataglyphis hispanica isolate Lineage 1 chromosome 5, ULB_Chis1_1.0, whole genome shotgun sequence genome has a segment encoding these proteins:
- the LOC126849778 gene encoding NAD kinase 2, mitochondrial: MTIFNHLCKTAKTLQYLQSHSIHAHKSLYIFFRNESSFVPKKVLVVAKLSRYDFERLREPELNETQLKLKLIERGSDYDTMLTSHFTTKAVIEHVIKVLQNMNIEYKIVDRTTIDHSYFTWADLILPVGGDGTFLLASNLIFDNKKLIMGINSNPEKSEGYLLLSPKYTENIREIFEMLRAGRYNILMRRRIRIILKGEDIWKPPFHMHEKGRVAGGERVYVNEKFKDNLDELPRERRLPWLALNEVFMGETLSARTSTLFIKLDEEQKYQKIKSSGLCVSTGTGSTSWYKSINSLSQQTVREVLSLIDTKRQFTNNEIEAICLTFNNNLQFDAEDSKLCYSIRDMIAPDPISISKGVYPRGVCKKITVRSQCFDAGLVLDGGIAVSFNFGTIAEIGTFPEDSLRSIILPD; the protein is encoded by the exons ATGACGATTTTCAATCATCTTTGTAAAACTGCCA aaacatTGCAATATTTACAATCTCATTCTATTCATGCACACAAAagtctatatattttctttcgaaatGAATCAAGTTTTGTGCCTAAAAAGGTACTTGTTGTGGCAAAATTATCGAGGTATGATTTTGAAAGATTACGGGAACCCGAGCTTAACGAAACCCAGCTGAAGTTGAAACTAATAGAAAGAGGCTCTGATTATGACACTATGCTTACTAGTCATTTTACCACTAAAGCTGTAATAGAGCATGTAATTAAAGTCTTGCAGAACatgaatatagaatataaaatagtagatAG aacAACTATAGatcattcatattttacatGGGCAGATTTAATTTTGCCAGTTGGCGGTGATGGAACATTTCTTTTGgcttctaatttaatatttgacaataaaaaacttataatgGGCATTAATTCAAATCCCGAGAAATCCGAGGGTTATCTTCTTTTATCGCCAAAATATACGgaaaatataagagagattTTCGAAATGCTAAGAGCAGGACGTTACAATATACTTATGCGAAGGAGAATTCGGATTATTCTGAAGGGAGAAGACATATGGAAACCTCCTTTTCACATGCATGAAAAAGGACGCGTTGCAGGTGGTGAAAG agtctatgtaaatgaaaaatttaaagataatcttGATGAATTACCAAGAGAAAGGCGTTTACCTTGGTTAGCACTTAACGAA GTGTTTATGGGTGAAACGTTATCGGCACGAACAAGTACCTTGTTCATAAAGTTAGATGAAGAAcaaaagtatcaaaaaataaaaagttctgGTTTATGCGTAAGCACTGGTACTGGATCAACGTCATGgtataaatctataaacaGTCTAAGCCAACAAACTGTGAGAGAAGTATTGAGCCTTATAGATACTAAGCGACAATTTACCAATAATGAAATTGAGGCAATCTGTTTAACTTTCAataacaatttacaatttgatGCAG agGATTCCAAATTGTGTTATTCCATAAGAGATATGATAGCACCTGATCCAATATCCATTTCAAAAGGCGTATATCCTCGCGGTGTTTGTAAAAAGATCACTGTAAGATCACAATGTTTCGATGCAGGTTTAGTTCTCGATGGTGGAATAGCGGTCTCTTTCAACTTCGGTACCATTGCGGAAATAGGAACTTTTCCCGAAGATTCTTTGCGAAGTATCATTCTTCCTGACTGA
- the LOC126849775 gene encoding steroidogenic acute regulatory protein-like, with the protein MAEDERQIRMAAEAILSGSINSQRSSVTQHSMTRSPDIVFSEDLIAGARHNGRMSNVRRFFCLFVTFDLLLTFLMWLICTMIAGESLNTAFENQVIHYHIKTSLFDIVMAAICRFTVLLLFYALLYLNHWIIVAISTATTCAFLIAKVFLFDWTSANQPVFQVLLILTSFVLSWAEAWFFDFRVIPQETQARNWIRNFPDTERTPLLQNVITESRQYAANVDHMSTFFTPVDSPTHSDDEDISKKQGDSRRLSRSSELSMFLAKLTPDKIDEYKMRASKMLQNCHNLLTSKEWKIETITTDGDEVSYMQLPPEWKLDGKVMRITGIVNAPASILIDLLFDDIEEFPLWNKLVTESIKLQNIDENTDIIYQATSSYGGGLITARDFVILRHRKKCGDYYMSSGISVPTTLVQIRPNITRGENGISCFATEELSDEEDINKCRFTWILNTNLKGWIPQTVVERAMSTSLIDFITYLRKHLDDMQKPLV; encoded by the exons ATGGCAGAAGATGAGAGACAAATTAGGATGGCCGCTGAGGCCATACTGAGCGGCTCCATCAACTCCCAAAGAAGTTCAGTTACCCAGCATAGCATGACACGATCGCCAGATATTGTCTTCAGCGAAGATTTGATCGCAGGAGCGAGACACAACGGCAGAATGTCCAACGTTAGACGTTTCTTCTGCCTTTTCGTCACCTTCGATCTTCTCCTTACATTTCTCATGTGGCTTATTTGCACGATG attGCAGGTGAAAGTTTAAATACAGCTTTTGAAAATCAGGTGATACACTATCATATAAAGACATCTTTGTTTGACATTGtg ATGGCAGCGATTTGCAGGTTCACCGTCTTGTTGCTCTTTTATGCTCTACTGTATCTCAATCACTGGATCATTGTAGct ATATCAACTGCCACAACATGTGcctttttaattgcaaaagtttttctttttgat TGGACATCAGCTAATCAACCAGTATTCCAAGTTTTACTAATCTTAACATCTTTTGTGTTATCTTGGGCGGAGGCTTGGTTCTTTGATTTTCGTGTGATACCGCAGGAAACTCAAGCGCGAAATTGGATTCGAA ATTTTCCGGATACAGAAAGAACTCCTCTACTACAAAATGTCATTACTGAATCACGGCAATACGCAGCAAATGTCGATCATATGAGTACGTTTTTCACACCTGTGGATTCTCCAACTCATTCTGATGATGAAGATATCTCCAAAAAGCAAGGAGACTCAAGAAGGTTATCAAGATCCAGTGAATTATCTATGTTTCTAGCAAAACTTACACCCGATAAG attgatgaatataaaatgaggGCAtctaaaatgttacaaaactGTCACAACTTATTAACATCAAAAGAATGGAAGATCGAAACTATAACAACTGATGGAGACGAAGTATCCTACATGCAGCTGCCACCAGAATGGAAATTGGATGGAAAGGTCATGAGAATCACT GGTATTGTCAACGCACCTGCtagtatattaatagatttattgtttgatgatATCGAAGAATTTCCTTTGTGGAACAAACTTGTAACAGAGTCGATAAAACTACAG aaTATCGATGAAAACACGGATATCATTTATCAAGCGACAAGTTCTTATGGTGGTGGACTCATCACAGCGCgagattttgttattttaaggCATCGTAAGAAATGCGGCGATTATTATATGAGCAGTGGTATATCTGTCCCTACGACATTGGTTCAGATACGTCCAAATATAACTAG ggGTGAAAATGGTATAAGTTGTTTTGCAACAGAAGAGTTGTCTGATGAAGAAGACATTAATAAATGTCGCTTCACCtggattttaaatacaaatcttAAAGGCTGGATACCACAAACAGTAGTAGAGAGAGCCATGTCCACTAGTCTAATTGActtcattacatatttaagaaaacatttaGATGATATGCAGAAACCATtagtttaa